CCAGAGACATATGTCACTGACTACTACAGTGTTATCATCAGTACTATGACGACATCGAGGTATACTAAATATGTACTATAGATACACTGAAAGTGAAGGCAATGAAATATGTAATTTATTACAGAAAAGCATCCTGATGCGCTCCGTCTGGTTCAGATTATCGATGACCATTGTTCGGTGTTAAACCATCAACCGATAAGAAGCTGCCTAAGAAGTTCCCCGCAGACGTAATACCTAAATACGCtaacgaaaagaaaaaaagaaagcaattAATTTGGACGCTCCAATTGTGTCACCAGAATTGGTTGGAAATGCAAGTTGGAAGGCAGACCGCAGGCTAAGCCCGAAACTAAACCCCGTGCATTCAGATTTTCTTATCGGAAGTGGATATCGATCCGCCCGCGCAGCTTAACTTTCTTTCCACTCGCTTTCCCCTCACGCGCTCGACATCCCCGACCGACACTACATGCTCTCTGGATTGGGTCATTGTCGGCTGGAATCAAAATGGCTGACATAGATGAAGCCGTCATCCATATGCCCTCGCAGGATGCGAGCGCTCACATTGACACCGACCTCTCCGACGAGACTCAGGACTTCCGCATGCTGAATAGCATTTCCTTGTCAGTGCTACCACGCGTCTATCTGCACCCAGCCCCAATTACAGCTTAATGCGCAAATGGCATACTGACAATGGAGAAAACAGCCTCACAGATGGTTCCCAACAAAGTCTCCCCAAACGTGGTGAAAAGGACTTCGAACCGAACCCCACGCTCTTCCAAGCCGACATTCTCTCCGCCTCGCGGCAGGCGATGCACAATGCCCTTTCGTACCCTCGTCTACACCACCCGAAGACGCAAGTCGTTGGAATATACTCTCCCAATGGACCGATCCCGCTGCGATCTGCCCAAAAGCTAGATACCATCACGGAAGAATCGGAGCCCTCGAAACCCGCAGGCACGGATATAGGCGTCCATCCCGACTCGTGTGTCTATGTTCCCGCCCCGAAAGGGCAGTACTTCAAGTCGATAGGTCAGGCTGATCGTTGGAACCGCGTATGGCTACTTCCGGAGGAGGCTCTGTATCTACTCGAGAGAGGGACCTTAGATATCAGGTGGCCTTGCTCGGAGGTCGGCTGTGCTGACGATGAGGGGACGGACGACTCTGGTATCCCGATGAGCTTACAGGCTGCTTATGCGGCGTTCATGGGGCGGAGCGGTCTGACCAGTGAGAGGTACTCGGTTTATACGGGATTGAGGCGGTTGGGGTATACGATCATTCGTGCCCCGGGGTGGCACGATGCAGAGGAGGGCGCGGAGACCAGCGAATCACAGCAAATAGCACTGCAGAAGCCTCAGGGTTTGGGTCTTGGGATTGCTGGGGTGTTTAGGCAGCTTTTGCAGTGGCTGTACAAACCTGGTAGCGCTACAACTGCGTTGGGACCGGTTGTGGGTCTTGGGATTCATCGCAGTTATGGTACGTCTCTTACTCCACTGCGCTTGCGGTTATACTGACGATCTTTCAGATGACATATATCAGAAACTCTCTATCATTCCCTGGTATGATCCGACTGCTTCGCCATCTTCCCCAGCGCCTACAACACCGCCCTACCGTGTAGTTTTCCATATCTACAAGCCGTCCACACCATTCAAGAAATCCGCTCCTCCGAGCCCCGACTTCAGGCTCGCCGTTGTCAATGCGCGCACGCACACCACAATCCCGACATCAGCTCAGCTTGGGGCGTTGCTCGAGAGCACACCGCTCGACCCACCAGTGGGCGAGAAGATGAGTCGCCAGCTGTACCAGCGACTCCGGTACGGATACAGGAACGTGATCCTGGCTGTAGTCGACGAGGGCGTCGTGAGTTATCTCCGAATTGCAGACTCGGCATTTGGCAAGGAAAAGCTTTACAAGCAGCAGAACACGAAAGGAAACAAAGGACCCTGGCGTCCACGCCCCAAAGGACGCTGAGGGCTTATCAGAATTCAATCATACAGCACCTGCTACATACAGCCTCTGAAAGGATAGGAGCATTTCTCCCCTGGAATAAGGCCCGAAATCCACCAGGACGGACACGGACTGAATAGAGGGGATGGTAACAATCTGCCATCATCTTTAGTACACCCGTCCACGGAGTGAAAGGACGGATATAGATGCTCCGATGGCGAGCCAGTGGCGCTAATAGCCCACTGACCAAGTGAGGTGAAATGTGCACCGGAGGGAGTTCGTAAAGGGGACAGCAAGATATCCGTCTATTCTTCCAAGTTATATACCCAGATCATAACGCCACCTTACCATCagtgaagaagctgaaaccacaaccaccaaactCCATATGATATACAATAGAGACATAGAGCCATCATGTCGCGTTATTCGTAAGAACCCAAGCCATCCCACTACAATAAACCTAGAACCACAATCAGTACAAACCCcgcaccaaccaacccaacgTAAACTCAATTACTTACCTACACGGACCAAATCAAACCAAATCACACCTCAAATCAAGCATCCAAATAATCCGCCGCCATCAACAACTCCAAACACAACTCCGGCGGAATATCCATATCCGGAACGTACGTCTGgttcttattcttctcaTTGTAGCAGAAATACTCGCATACTTTCTCTAGCACGATGCCGCTGATATTCTCGAGGACGCATCGACCGGTAACAGATTCTGAGAAACGAcctataagaaaaaaaaccaacCAGTTAGCCAATGCCACCACTCATGTgaaaatgaagagaaagaaaagaaaactcaCTAGACGGCTCTAACATGCGACGTATCGTCCCGGACACACAGGCTGTGCTGCGGGGGATGACGAATTCGAACCCATCGCCGGACACCAGAGTCACATATTCGGActgtgaggaggaggagggatctGAGGCTGACATGGTGTGAGGGGGAGTGGGTGGCGGGGATGTACCAATaaataagtaagtagtagatggAGCAAACGAGAGAGATGGAATTGGATGGAAATATGGCAAAGGTACGAGACGCGCGGGCGATAAGTGAGTAATAATCATCGGCCTTGGTTCCGCGATTTAATTTAGGCTGCGGTTACTTGATAGGCTCCAGGTTCGGGGTGGTCCGTGCTTAAGCTCCGATGCCGATGCTGTCACTTCTTTTGATTGTCTATCATTATTTTGATGTCTGTTGTGGAGACAATTATACGCATTTAGTTGCAGGTTTGTGTGAAAAGGGTTTTGTTAAGTAGGGAGTAGTAAGTTATGCATTACTCTTAAACAACACATTGACTAATCAGTTGTAGTATTCTTTCACTCTGTGCACAACTACCGAAGGAGTTCAGTATTCTATAAGACTATACACTTCTTCCGCTCCTAGTCACAGATGCTATAAGTCAActatcatcatatcatgaACCAAAGGAACATCCTACGTCTTCGTGGCGTAGCCCTCAGGCTTCAAGCCTACTCCccaaaccctcctcaccatcacctcccacacctccccctctccactCAACGAGCATACTCCCAAttcaccccctccaaccgCCTCTCCAACCGAACATGCATGATCACAGGCGGAACATCCGGCATCGGATTCGCCATCGCGGAGCGCTTCCTCCAAGAAGGTGCCTCACGAGTGATCCTCGTCGGACGATCCTACGAACGACTCTACAACGCCGCATCTCGCCTTCAAATCGACTCACcaaccatcccctccacGGAACCTCCCCAGCCCATCACAAACCCAGAGAAACACCAGCTCCTCGAATCCTCGCCCAGAATCAGCCTCCTAATCGGCGACATCGCCGAAGCAGGGTCCTGGACACGCGAGCTCGAGAAAGCAATGGTACGTACATCCCTCTAATCCATCCATACCAGTGGGCTAGAGAACATCCTCCCGGATAACACCGCAAACGAGCAACACAGCAAGCAACAAACCCCGACATCCTCGTCAACGCCGCCggcctctccatctcctccatcctccctAAATCCGAACCAACGGATATCTCCCGTATTCTGCGCACGAACCTCGAAGGGGCCCTTCTCACCTCTCGAGCCTTCATCCGCGCCTCGATCCGCAATCGTATGAAGAAAcctaccacaaccacccccaccagTACTAGTGCAAGTCCCGCATCATCAAAATGCATAATCaacatctcctccctcctaGCCCACAAATCCGGAACCGGCGCGGTCCCCTACGCCGCATCAAAAGCCGGAGTCCTCGGTCTAACGCGCTCAGTCGCCGTTGAAGCGGCAGCGTCGCTGCGTGATGTGGTGATTAGATCGAATGCGATTGTGCCGGGGTATATTGAGACGCCTATGATTTCTGGTAtgtctcttcccttcccacatATTAATCCTTCATTGTTATGTTATGTAGTATGAGGATGGATTACTGATGCAAGCTTGATGGCGAGGAATAAAGATTTCTCAGATGGCGAAACAGCCCGGTTGAAGGAGAATATCCCCGTGCGACGATTCGGGAGACCGGAGGAGGTTGCGGATGCGGCGGTGTTTTTGGCGCAGAATGAGTATGCGAATAATTGTGTGTTGAATTTGGATGGGGGGTTGAGTGCTATTTAGTGACGTATGTTATCTATGTCTTGATGGGGGTGGAATGTATGAACTGAGTTAGGTGTGTACGATACGTGAGATGTGGTGACTTATAACTAATAAGAGCATCTTCTCGATCAAAATGAGCTTAATCTATAATCTATCCAGCATTCCACGGAAACAACATAGCTAGGAATCATCCATTCTATCAAAACCGATCATGCGGGGTTTGTGTATGCAAAGTAGCGTGATAAAGTATTTTACATGAGAATAATAAACAGAAATAACACGAAAGCAGCAAAACCCAGATCAATCATTCATGCGCCAGATCTGCAAAGCCAAGAGAGCAACCAGTAAATATCACGGTCGAAGATGCCGAACCCCGGTTAACTACCCACCTTGGTATCATtttaatcatcatcaatcaggaTTGCGCCGCCATTTGCCTCGTCCAAGACAATAGGATTGGCTCCGTCACCATCCGAGATGGACATGGCTGCCACTCGCTTGGCTGGGTTGTCGCCGTTGCTGAGCCCGGCTTCGTCTGCgtcgcgcttgcgcttgccTGCACCGTTGACGGGCTCGAGCTCGGGCTCAGGGGCTGCAGGTGCGGGTGCTTTCGGCTTGCGGGGGATGTCGGGAACAGATTCCAGGGAGGCGGGTTTCTGGTCTTCTGTGGATTGAGAGGCCTCGGTCGCCAGCACAATGAGTTCAAGGTTGACGCGGGGCTGGTCGTCCTCTTCGTCGATGACGGTGATGAAACTCTCGTTTTTGACGCCGAGGTCGGTCAATTTCTTGGGAAGGTTGTCCTCTAGATCGGGGTCGTAGATGGTTCCTAGCTcggtgttgatggagaacTCTTCACCGTAACCCAGCTGCGACCGGAGGATGTCCTGGACCAGGTTTTCCAGTGTCGCGCGCTGAGGATCGATCTTCAGCCTGGCGTGAGTCACGGAACACACTGGACAATTGGGGTTTGGAGGCTGCAAAGAATCGGAGTTGATCGCACGAACACCGCTGCGTTCGAGGAAGACCATCTTGGCCTGGTCGTACTCCCCTCTTAGAACTTTGTAAGCCTGCAAGACACAGAGACCAGCCGTCATGGCGTTGGTGGTTGCAATAGCTGGAATGATGTTGCCAGCCATCTGTTTCGTGTCGAACTTGGACTTGGGATCGATCTTGAAGATGCTTGCCCGCAAATTGGCAGTGGCGGCGACGAAGTCCAGGGTGTCGACGTCGTCCTTGTCGAAGACTAGTATAGGCTTCACGTCACTCTTCGTGGTGTCCTGCAGGGTCTTGAGCCGCTTGCTCAGTCGATCTAGACTGTCCTTGAAGACGACAAAGTCCTCACCAAGAGTCCAGACTTTCTGGTCATTGCAGGAGACCACAGGTTCGATGCCCGAAGACTCCTCTTGTAGCTTGTGGAAATCCAGAGGCTCTGGGGGATCTCGCGTCTTCCACATGTCTTCCATGCCTCGTAACCGATCTATGTCCTCCTGAAACACTTTTTCGAAGACTTTCTGCGCAAATTCATCGGAGCCCATGGATTGACGGATCTCCTTGAGGGCCTGAGCCTCCCTGCGGAGGTTCTCGATCTCTTCGGCTGGTACGAATTAGCCAGTGTCCAATAACGTCGCCAGTCCTACTCACAGTTTTCAGCGTCTTCCGAGTGATCAAATTCGCTCGAGTCATCCTCGCTTATGCCGAAGAGCTCACTGTGTACATTAGCAATGATGCATGAGGTTGCCGCCTGATGACTTACGGAAAAAGGTAGCTCTTAGCCCAGACGATACAGTGGATCGGCTGACTGGGTGTACTGCGGATAGTGCAGACCGGGAACGACTTCGGGACCTCCTTGGAGTTACAATCGTAGCATTCCGTGACGCCCTAGCAGTTGTCAGCGGTCGCGCCTAACCAGGTCGTAGAGACACAGAAGGTAGGGACTTGACGGCGCACCTTCTTGATGACCTGGACCTGGCCGTTGAACCCCGTTGTTCCACTCTCCACTAGCGGCACATTGGCTGCCAAGCACATCCTATTCACATGGCGTCGAGCATCGAGGTTGTCCAAAGCGTTGAAGACGACATCAAATGTCGCAAACCAGTCAACGTTGAACTGGTCATCCTTGATGTTCGCATGGTATGCTTCAAGCTTCGCACCGGGCTGGAACTTGTGGGCGACTTCCTTCGCAACCTAGATATAGCGCCACCAACCGTCAGGATCTCGTTCGGAAGGATGAAAAGGACGGAAATGGGTGGGGATGTAGGTAGTAAGACGTTCGGAGGAGTTTGACGCACCAATGCTTTGGGTTTCTTGATGTGTTCGAAGCGGAAAAGGAATTGGCGGTTGAGATTGCTCAGATCGATGGTGTCGAGGTCGATGATATGGATTTCGCCGAACCCCGAGAGCAGGAGGTTCTTCAGCAATTCGCATCCGATGCCACCAGCACCCACCAGAAGCACACGCGACTAGAAAGCGAATCAAGGAAAACGGTTAGCATGGTTATGCGCCAGCTGAGCTTCTTGCTCAAAGTGAAGCGTCAAGGAGAATAAGCGtgggggggatgaggagcGGTACCTCTTTGATTCGTCTGGCTAGAGTCCCGAGCGAGCGCTTAAGATAAGTCTCCCGCGTCATGGTTGCGGCGCGGAGACGGACAGTAGATCGAAACGGAGACTATCGAAGTCAGAGCGGGCGAAAAGGCATCGCCGAACAAAGAGCTGTTTGCAAGGCGCGAATTGAGGGAATGGAAGTAGGCAGGAGACAATGAGAGGCAGAAGTGAAAGTAGGAAGAAGCTccggcggagaggaagaagtccgGAAGCAgtcgaggaaggtgaagtcAGGAAGAATGAAGTAACAATCCCGAGCCCACTTCAACTTCCCCCGAACTGCAGtacttcttttcccttcaaccccatcatcaccacagGGTGGGGGTTTCCCAGGTGAATCAAATCCATGCCCAGCAACAAATCCGATGTTTGACTGCATGCTGATGcaaaattaaaaatacaaaaaataaaaaggaaagtTCTAACCCTTCCAGCTGTCCGTCACAATTGTCTTGTCCGATGCAACCAAAGCGGATCGGCCAGTCTTGATGGCGATCGTCCCGCATTTGATCGCATTTCCCTGTTTGTCGTACCAACACGAGGCCATTGAAACTATCAGTCCGTCCATTTACTTTATGCTGCGTGCTTGAATAGTGTCCTTGTCAGATGTTGCTATCAGGTACTTTACGCCTACTTGCCGCCAAATGTCGCCAACTCTCAAATGCGCCTGATGCATCTCACGAGCCCAGCATGTGAGAGCTCACATTCCTACCTTTTACTCCTCCACGATGGTTGGGCGACTCCTGCACAGTATAGAACTAGCAGGGGGGTCTCATGCCGGAACTGAGTACCCAGCGCCAAAAATCAGAGGTTGACAATGTACTTTGCATGTTCTGGATCTTTCATAGTGGGGTCTGTACTTGATGGATGTCGGGCTTTTCTACGAAGTATCCCTAGGCCGTGGAATTTATCGATTCCATCTAGGTCTTACTGTATGGCCAGGCCATGAGGCTGACAGATCGGCAGAGCTCGAAGACGTACAGTCCTACAGAGTGATACCTGAAAGACCGCTGTGCGAAAGTGCCAAAAGACTATCTGGGTTCTTTCTTCGTGGCGCTCTCCATGATACCCATGGCCTTACCTAATCATCTCTAACCACAACTAGTAAATTCTTCATAAAAACGTCCGGTTAGGTGGGACGCCACGGGCTTTCTATGGTCCACTGTTGGGTCGCAGTCAGCGAAACATCGCCAAAGTTGTAGGAGACCTTCCTAGGCCCTCGTCTTGCTCAGCACTAACGCGCCTTGCGGAAACGCAGAATCAACGTCGGAAGCAGGCTGTCTCCTCGACAGGGATTGATGGATACAGAAACCTTTGAGTCAGTCGCAGGTCACCTTCCACAGCTAACTGTCTTCTCTGTTGTACAATCGCACAACCTAGTGGTAGCATGTCGATTAATATACTCTGGTTGACCCTGGTGGTTTTGTTAGTATGGTGGAGTGCTACAGGGATCTGAATCCTTTCAATTCTGctgtttatataattattaataattattaatactttgTATAGCCATCCTCCGCGCtgattactatataatactttaccTGCATACTATcaactaatttatttaaaaatatctctGATAAAGTGTTTCAAGCAgcttatataatcttatataattaattatataatagctGCTTATCTTAAGAAAAGTagtatttaatctaattctTTATTCAATTCTAAACAGTCTTAATTAGATTAAGATCTGGTAAGAAAACTggctaaataattaaaaaaatcctatacttattaaatttttatataatacttctACTAGTATAActagaaatattatcttatattaattaaaattattatccCTCCTGATCAAGCAGGTgtatataactattaataataaatataatctgttCAGTATagttcttaatattaatatttttttatttcttttttcagaAAAGACATAgttctttaaaattattataaaaagatatccaaaatatttaactatatttatataataaatttatatataaataaattttatcaAGCTTTTCACcagttttataaattatatatatatatttataaaagctTAAAgttatctagattttattagtctaaaatatttaatcctattaatcttatatttaatattgatatttaagAGCCCAGGCTAATCttgtatatttattaactaataaaaaaaataatttttaaaatattttataatataaataatcttacttttttaaaGCATGTATTAAAGctattactttaataaaaaactaaagttttttaataatataataataaaataaacaacatatatattttaaacttaatatttattatataatcttattaacttttttattaaatagctTAGATGTACTACCTCTTACtttttagaatataacttattagatttaatatatatattaaacttgATAATAGCTAATctgtaattaattaattatttattagtagataaagccagtattataaaaaataaaaattctaatttatttattacgGTTAAGGCACTTTGAATTTATcttaaaaaagatagattcaggaataaaagatatttttactTAAAAATAACAAGAATTAGTAAAAATcattaagtattatatatttatggGCTTTAACACGTGGCCATATTAAGCAGGTAGGCAGTGTTGGTTAAGAGACTTACCACTTGCAGGATCCGGATCCCTGCACCTCCACCATACTAACAAAACCACCAGGGTCAACCGGAGTAGAATGTCAGGCTAAGATTAATAATGAACTTTAACACAGTATACTACCAGTAGTTGCTGTCTACAAAGTATAAACATTGATGACGGGCTTTTTCATTGGCGGAACAAGGTCAGCGTCTAAATGGAGTCAAGGATAAGGAAAAGGAACAGTGGCTGGCTTTGCTGTGTAACAACCAACCAGGCCAGCATGCTGCCATGTATCCGACAGGCTGTTGCTACGGAATGTGTGTATCCGAGCTTCAACCGCAAGTCTTTTCCAAGGATAATTGGTAGTCAAAAGCCAAGGCTAAACCAACAAGACTTAACTAAGTTATCGCATTGATTAATTGACTGTCACCCAAAGTCTTAAAAAGTGGCACCCGCAAAGGAGATAAGATACCCTGGCTTACATAACCAGCACTTATCGGACCAAAAAGTTGAAGCTGGAAATTCCCGATAAAAGAATTGAGGGACATGAAAGAACCAAAAAGCAGGTCTTCCTTCATTGACGGCGTCGATTGATTAGGACACCGCTCCCTAGATGACATTGGAGAATTCCCTCCGTAGATAAATTACTTTGGTAGTGCGTGCATTTCCGCTGGGAGATTCGCCTTGGAGCCTGCCTGCCTTTGGCCCGATCGCCCTTTCTGGCAACAACCGTCTTTGATCCAAAGACAGTCAGTCGGTCGTGGGGATTTCCCATTTTCAATCcgtttccctctttccctccatctccctcccctctcctcgtTATCGCCTCTGCCGTGAGCCCGGTATTCGctgctcctccatcttctcctcgccaATTTTGCTCTACACTTCGTTTGGCATTCTAACCGAGCAAAAAAGTGTCATCGGGCAAGACCTGTCCCCTGGAGCAATGTCGGACGACGAAGCAGACCCCGAGTTGATTGCGCTTCTGCGCAAGACACTGGGACTGGGAGGCTCTTCCGATCCTCGAACTGCAGAGACCAAAGTGCTGGAAAATGCGCAATACGCTTTCGACAATGCTATCGACGTCGCATTAAACCCCTCCAAGACGAAAGAAGCCGCGGAGACGATATGGAAcctgatgcagaagaaagaatactCGACGCAAACATGGTCGGAGCACGAATTACACCCTAAAGCGAAAGACGAAAGCACCGTCGACTTCATTTTCACCATGGATCTCCTCAACTTCAGTTTCTGGTCGGAGCTCCCTAGCGAGAAGCGCTTCGCGATTGAGTACCGAGGAAGGAAGTGGACAGGCTACTGGAGCTTGGTTGCTGCCTTGCAGAGAGCTTTGGATGAGGGTAGGTCTTTTTACCGCATGATAAGCAAGAGACGCGAGAATCTGACTGTTATAGACATTCCGATCACCACGCCGGAGTTTTGGACCAAGGAAGATGAATGTACCGAGGAACTCATCAAGCATGTCTTCCGCTCGGCCACCGATGAAGAGATTCCTTTGCTCCAGGAACGTCTTCAGTGCCTGCGAGAGGCAGGTCGAGTTCTCTGCAGAGTATGTTTTTTTATCGCCATTTACTTCCTCTGCGCCGGATGCTAATAAATCCCCCATCTGCAGGAGTATGAAGGTAGTTTCGTCAACTGCATCTACAACTCCAACTACTCTGCGGCTTCGCTAGTCAATCTGCTAGCAGAGAGTTTCTCCTGCTTCCGGGACGAGACAACCTTCCACGGGCGGAGAGTGCGAATCTACAAGCGGGCTCAGATCTTGGTTGCGGATCTTTGGGCTTGCTTCAATGGTGAGGGGTATGGAGAGTTTAACGATATTGATAAAATCACCATGTTTGCAGGTAAAtctcttggcttccttcctGCACACCTTGCCTGAACTCTGGCTCATATTTTACAGACTATCGAATCCCTCAGATGCTCCACCAACTCGGCTGTATGTCGTACTCGCCGCCCTTGGAAAGCCACATACGCAGGTTGCAGCCGATTCCTAGCGGGTCCAACTGGGAGATTGAGCTTCGAGCAACCAGCATCTGGTGTGTCGAATTGATAAGAA
The window above is part of the Aspergillus luchuensis IFO 4308 DNA, chromosome 8, nearly complete sequence genome. Proteins encoded here:
- the SEN54 gene encoding tRNA-splicing endonuclease subunit sen54 (BUSCO:EOG09263AZP;~COG:J;~EggNog:ENOG410PNWX;~InterPro:IPR024336,IPR024337;~PFAM:PF12928), encoding MADIDEAVIHMPSQDASAHIDTDLSDETQDFRMLNSISFLTDGSQQSLPKRGEKDFEPNPTLFQADILSASRQAMHNALSYPRLHHPKTQVVGIYSPNGPIPLRSAQKLDTITEESEPSKPAGTDIGVHPDSCVYVPAPKGQYFKSIGQADRWNRVWLLPEEALYLLERGTLDIRWPCSEVGCADDEGTDDSGIPMSLQAAYAAFMGRSGLTSERYSVYTGLRRLGYTIIRAPGWHDAEEGAETSESQQIALQKPQGLGLGIAGVFRQLLQWLYKPGSATTALGPVVGLGIHRSYDDIYQKLSIIPWYDPTASPSSPAPTTPPYRVVFHIYKPSTPFKKSAPPSPDFRLAVVNARTHTTIPTSAQLGALLESTPLDPPVGEKMSRQLYQRLRYGYRNVILAVVDEGVVSYLRIADSAFGKEKLYKQQNTKGNKGPWRPRPKGR
- a CDS encoding elongin C (BUSCO:EOG09265QTV;~COG:K;~EggNog:ENOG410PQMI;~InterPro:IPR016073,IPR001232,IPR011333,IPR039948;~PFAM:PF03931;~go_process: GO:0006511 - ubiquitin-dependent protein catabolic process [Evidence IEA]) — translated: MIITHLSPARLVPLPYFHPIPSLSFAPSTTYLFIGTSPPPTPPHTMSASDPSSSSQSEYVTLVSGDGFEFVIPRSTACVSGTIRRMLEPSSRFSESVTGRCVLENISGIVLEKVCEYFCYNEKNKNQTYVPDMDIPPELCLELLMAADYLDA
- a CDS encoding SDR family NAD(P)-dependent oxidoreductase (COG:Q;~EggNog:ENOG410PQQ9;~InterPro:IPR036291,IPR002347,IPR020904;~PFAM:PF08659,PF13561;~go_function: GO:0016491 - oxidoreductase activity [Evidence IEA];~go_process: GO:0055114 - oxidation-reduction process [Evidence IEA]); this translates as MNQRNILRLRGVALRLQAYSPNPPHHHLPHLPLSTQRAYSQFTPSNRLSNRTCMITGGTSGIGFAIAERFLQEGASRVILVGRSYERLYNAASRLQIDSPTIPSTEPPQPITNPEKHQLLESSPRISLLIGDIAEAGSWTRELEKAMQATNPDILVNAAGLSISSILPKSEPTDISRILRTNLEGALLTSRAFIRASIRNRMKKPTTTTPTSTSASPASSKCIINISSLLAHKSGTGAVPYAASKAGVLGLTRSVAVEAAASLRDVVIRSNAIVPGYIETPMISDFSDGETARLKENIPVRRFGRPEEVADAAVFLAQNEYANNCVLNLDGGLSAI
- the UBA2 gene encoding E1 ubiquitin-activating protein ubaB (COG:O;~EggNog:ENOG410PFVA;~InterPro:IPR019572,IPR035985,IPR000594,IPR028077, IPR030661,IPR033127,IPR023318;~PFAM:PF14732,PF00899;~go_function: GO:0008641 - ubiquitin-like modifier activating enzyme activity [Evidence IEA];~go_function: GO:0019948 - SUMO activating enzyme activity [Evidence IEA];~go_process: GO:0016925 - protein sumoylation [Evidence IEA]), whose amino-acid sequence is MTRETYLKRSLGTLARRIKESRVLLVGAGGIGCELLKNLLLSGFGEIHIIDLDTIDLSNLNRQFLFRFEHIKKPKALVAKEVAHKFQPGAKLEAYHANIKDDQFNVDWFATFDVVFNALDNLDARRHVNRMCLAANVPLVESGTTGFNGQVQVIKKGVTECYDCNSKEVPKSFPVCTIRSTPSQPIHCIVWAKSYLFPELFGISEDDSSEFDHSEDAENSEEIENLRREAQALKEIRQSMGSDEFAQKVFEKVFQEDIDRLRGMEDMWKTRDPPEPLDFHKLQEESSGIEPVVSCNDQKVWTLGEDFVVFKDSLDRLSKRLKTLQDTTKSDVKPILVFDKDDVDTLDFVAATANLRASIFKIDPKSKFDTKQMAGNIIPAIATTNAMTAGLCVLQAYKVLRGEYDQAKMVFLERSGVRAINSDSLQPPNPNCPVCSVTHARLKIDPQRATLENLVQDILRSQLGYGEEFSINTELGTIYDPDLEDNLPKKLTDLGVKNESFITVIDEEDDQPRVNLELIVLATEASQSTEDQKPASLESVPDIPRKPKAPAPAAPEPELEPVNGAGKRKRDADEAGLSNGDNPAKRVAAMSISDGDGANPIVLDEANGGAILIDDD
- a CDS encoding queuosine 5'-phosphate N-glycosylase/hydrolase (COG:H;~EggNog:ENOG410PIF4;~InterPro:IPR019438;~PFAM:PF10343), whose protein sequence is MSDDEADPELIALLRKTLGLGGSSDPRTAETKVLENAQYAFDNAIDVALNPSKTKEAAETIWNLMQKKEYSTQTWSEHELHPKAKDESTVDFIFTMDLLNFSFWSELPSEKRFAIEYRGRKWTGYWSLVAALQRALDEDIPITTPEFWTKEDECTEELIKHVFRSATDEEIPLLQERLQCLREAGRVLCREYEGSFVNCIYNSNYSAASLVNLLAESFSCFRDETTFHGRRVRIYKRAQILVADLWACFNGEGYGEFNDIDKITMFADYRIPQMLHQLGCMSYSPPLESHIRRLQPIPSGSNWEIELRATSIWCVELIRREIERRHPETRVNPTVKPNQDKEAEEDEDAEDHQQKCSTQKFVKKEPVQKPAGMGVNAILIDFFLYDTMKEIEKTGQESIPHHRTRSIWY